AGGACGGGACGGCGCTGGAGCCCGAACAGCTCTCCGGCGGTGAGCGAGCGCTGTTCAATCTCTCGCTCCGGTGTGCGATCTACCGCCTGCTCGCCGAGGGCATCGAGGGCGCGGCGCCGATGCCGCCGCTGATCCTCGACGAGCCGACGGTCTTCCTCGACTCGGGGCACGTCTCGCGGCTGGTCGACCTCGTCGAGGAGATGCGCAGCCTCGGGGTGAAGCAGATCCTGATCGTGAGCCACGACGACGAGCTCGTCGCGGCCGCCGACGACCTCGTCACCGTCGAGAAGGACCCCACGAGCAACCGCTCGTCCGTCGACCGCGTCGACGACGCGTCGCTCGCGGCGGTGGCCGCCGAGTCCGACGACTGAGGGCGTCGGCCGGACGGTTCCGTCGCCTCTCTCTGCCCGCCCGAAGCCGAACCACTCAACACCGACGGCTCCGAGGGTCGCGTATGGGCACGCCGCTCGACGACCGCGAGGAACAGGCCGCCGCGGTGCTCGACCGCCTCTACGAGGAGTACCCGGACTCGACGATCTCGCTGAACTTCGCCGATCGACTGGAGCTGCTCGTCGCCGTCGTGCTCTCGGCGCAGTGTACCGACGAGCGCGTGAACGAGGTCACCGAAGACCTCTTCGAGAAGTACCGGTCGCCCGAGGACTACGCCGCGGCCGACGAGGAGAAACTCGCCGAGGACATCTACGGGATCACTTTCCACAACAACAAGGCCGGCTACCTCAAGTCGATCGGCGAGACGCTCGTCGAGGAACACGACGGCGAGGTGCCCGATACGATGAGCGACCTCACCGACCTCTCGGGCGTCGGCCGCAAGACCGCCAACGTCGTCCTCCAGCACGGCCACGACGTCGTCGAGGGGATCGTCGTCGACACGCACGTCCAGCGGATCGCGCGGCGGCTCGGCCTCGCCGACGAGGAGCGTCCCGAGAAGATCGAACAGGAGCTGATGGAGTTGGTCCCGGAATCCGACTGGCAGCAGTTCACGCACCTGTTCATCAGCCACGGTCGCGCGGTCTGTACGGCCCGGAACCCTGACTGCGAGGAGTGCGTGCTCGAAGACGTCTGCCCCTCCTCGAAGCTCGACAGCGACGTCGACCTCGCGTCCGGCGAGGCGTGGGGGTAGGGTAGGCCGCGTTTCCCCGCCGCGTCCCCGCCCCGGCGGCCGCGCGCCGCTCACCCGAGCACGTAGCGGATCCCGAACCGATACAGCCCGAGGAGCCACGCGAGGAGCCAAAAGAGCACGTAGCCGAAGACGCCGGCGCGGAGCCGGCCGCGCCAGGCGCTCATATTCGGGTGGAGCTCGTCGATGTCGATCTCCTGGTCGGGGTCGTCGTAGAGGTCCGCCTCGCGCTTCACCTGGAGGATCCGCACGATGCCCGTCAGCGCGAACACGAGCAGGGCGTACGCCTGCAGTCCCAAGAGCGCGTGCAGGACCGCCACCCCGGTCAGCTGATCGAGCAGCCGCGGCACCATCCACGACGCCACCGGAACGGTGGTGAGGACGAGCCCCGGCACGATGATCTTCAGGTGGTAGACGAGGAGGTCCCAGGTCACCGTCTCGGCGTCGATCATCACCCACGCGCCGTAGAGGTAAAACGGGAGACTCGCCGTGACCATCAGCGCGGCGACCGTCGCGATGGCCGAGTCGGATACCATCGACCGCGCTACGGACCGGCGGCGGGTAAAGTGCCCGACTCGCGTGCGGTCGCACTCCGGTGAACCGTTACCCTAAGGAGCCTGCCGCGCCAACTTCCGACGATGACGGAGCCCTCAGAGGAGTCGTACGCGACGGACCGCCGCGCCGACGCGGCGGCCGCCGGCGACTCCGACGCCGACACCGACGGTTCAGATGCTGGCCCGTCCGCCCCCGAGTCAGACGACCTCGAGGCGCTCCGGAGGGAGGTCGAAGAGACCTACGACTTCGACGACTTCGGCCCCGCCGATATGGCCGAGATGAGCCTCGAAGAGTGGGAGGCGGCGTTCGATCCCGACACCTGGATCGTCGGCGAGGAGCTCCTCGACCGGGTCGAACAGGAGCTCGAAGCGCGGGTCGCGATCCGCGAGATCTTCGCGGTCGTAGAGCGCATCACCGAGGGCGAAGACCGCGTCGTCGCCTACTCCGACGAGGGGTACGCGGTCATCTACGACGACGGCAGCGTCGAGGGCGAGGGCACGGTCCTCCGGGACGTCAAGCCCACCGTCGCGCTCTGTTCGATGTCCGACTACGAGCTGATGGACGCGCCCGAGGACGCCTCGCTTCCCGAGCCCGAGGAGGTCGTCGAGGGAAGCGGCGAGTTCGGCAATCTGATGCTCCAGATCGTCGCGGGCGTCCAGATCCTCGTCGGCGTCGGAATCCTGATCGCGTGGCTGGCCCTCCCGTCCCTGTCGACGGTCGTCGCACCGATCGCCTCGTTCGGCTTCCTCGTGATCGGCGCCTTCCTCTTTTTCGTCGTCGCGAACGCCCGGCTCTCCGATCGCTTCCGGACCGAGGAGTTCCGGGCCCGGCTTCGCGCGCTCGACGCCGCGGACGACGAGCCGCCGGAGGCCGTCGCCGAGGTGATGCCAGACGCCGACACCGAAACCGATGTCGACGGCGACTCCGCGGCGAACGAGAACGAGAACGGAACCGAGACCGACCGAACTGACGGGTGACGACGCCCAGGCGCGTCTCCGACCGCCCCGGCGCCAAACCGCCGGGAGGACGCCCGACGACCCCGCTGCGGGGATCGCGGCCTCACGGGGGAGTCGGTGGGTTTAAGCGCGTTCCATCCTGAGACCGACGTGTATGAAGAGGCGGGACTTTCTGCGAGCAGCAAGCGTCCCTGCTGCCGCCGCGACGGCCTCTGCCGCCACCGGTACCGGCGCTGCCCAGGAGACGGAGGGCGGCACCGCGACCGGGACGGCAACCGGGACCAGCACCGGGACTGGCACGAGCACCGGAACCGGCACTGGCACCGCCACCTCCGGCGGCGGTGGCGGCGGCCCGACCGCCACGGTGACGGTCGGCCCCGGCGGCTCCCTGGTGTTCGAACCGGGGACGAGCGAGCCGCTCCAGATCGCGCCGGGCACGACGGTGGAGTTCGTCTGGGAGTCGGACAACCACAACATCGTCGTCGACAGCCAGCCCGATGGCGCGAACTGGCAGGGCCACGAACCGCTTGAAAACACCGGCTTCACCTACACGCACACCTTCGAGACGCTCGGCACCTACGAGTACTACTGCGCGCCGCACCAGAGCGCGGGGATGGTCGGCACCATCGAGGTCGTCGAGAACCCCAACGCGGGCGGCGGCGGTGGCGGCGAGAAGGAGCTCCACTCGTTCGGCGTCCCGATCCACGCCCACTGGGTCGGCGCCGCGACGATCCTGGGGATCCTCGTGACCGTGATCTTCACGTTCTACGTCCTGAAGTACGGTGAGTCGGCCCACACCGGCACCGGGAGGAACGGATAATGTCATCGAGCGGCAGCACCTACGGCGACATCCATCGGTACGAACCGGCCCGCGAGAGTACGGCGGCCGCGATCGCGATCGTCCTGCTCACGATCATCGAGGTCGTCTTCGTGTTCCTGTTCACCTACGGCCTGCTGTCCGGCTGGGGCCTGAGCGAGACCGGGAATATGTATCTCGGCGCCGTCCTGGCCGTTATCTTCATCGACCTGGCGTTCATACTGGCGCTGTACCGCAAGGAGTTCCTGCCGGACGTCGTGATCGTGAAGAAGCGGCGCCGTAAGTACGAAGACCTCTACATTCGGGAGGAAGACGTCGACGGAACGCCGTTCGCCGACGGCGCGTGGGACCAAGTCAAGCGCGCGATCTACCCGTACTACAAGCGATAACCAATGAGCCTCGAAAAGAAAGACGAATACGACCACAAAGGCTGGATGAAGGAGAAGGATCTGACTCCTGTGGAGTCGACCTTCCTCACTACCCTCATCTGGCTGGACAAGCGGTTCCGCATCGTCGACTACCTGGAGCTCTTAGAGACCCTCTACTACCGGGTCAACCTCCAGATGCCGAAGAGCCACACCGAGCAGTACAACCTCGACAACAAGTTCTGGTACTGGTACCCGCTGTACACGCTGGGCCTGTTCTCGACCTTGGCGTACGTCGTCGCCGCCATCTCCGGCGCGCTGTTGGGCTTCTACTACAGCCCCTCGGCCGCCGCGGGATCGGAAGCGGCGGGGACCGTCGCCTACGAGAGCATCGCGTTCATTATGCGCGACCTCCAGTTCGGGTTTATGCTCCGCTCCATCCACCGGTGGGCGGCGCAGGTGATGGTCGCCGCGGTGTTCCTCCATATGCTCCGCGTGTACTTCACCGGCGCGTACAAGGAGCCCCGCGAGCTCAACTGGCTGATCGGCATCGTCCTGATCAGCCTGACGATGGTGTTCGGGTACACCGGCTACCTGCTCCCGTGGGACCAGCTCGCCTTCTGGGCGGGCCAGATCGGCGTCGAGATGTCGCTGTCGATCCCGCTCGCCGGCGAGTGGGTCGCCCAGCTGCTCTTCGGCGGCTTCTCGCTGAGCCAGGCGACGTTGCAACGGATGTACATCCTCCACGTGTTCCTGCTCCCGTTCGTGGTGACGACGCTCATCGCCATCCACATCGGCATCGTCTGGGTGCAGGGCATCGCAGAACCCCACTAGACCAATGACCGACGACAACACCTCCGAGACCGACTCCGACTCCGACTCCGACGACGTCCGCACAGACGGCAGCGGTATCGTCGCGCCCGACGACGAGACGCCGACGTGGCGCGAGCGCAAGACCCGCGCCCAGGGGCTCTCCCGGCTCACTTACGAGTACTTCGAGCGCGCTCGTCGAGAGGACCAGGACCTCCGCCAGGAGTCCGACTACGTCGAGCGCGACGTGCTCGCGTTCCCGACGTGGCCCCACGAAGTCATCCGAAACCTCTCCATCGCGAGCTTCTTCGTGGGGATGCTGCTGTTCCTGTCGGCGACGATGCCGCCGCACATCGGCTCGCCGGCGAACCCCTCCAGCACGCCCGCGATCATCCTGCCGGACTGGTACCTCTACTGGTCGTTCGGCCTGCTCAAGCTGGGCCCGCTGAACCCCGAACTGGCGATCCTGGGCGGCCAGAAGCTGATGGCCGACCGGACCTACGGCGTCCTCGCGAACCTCGTCGTCGTCGGGATCGTCGCCATCGTGCCCTTCCTCAACAAGGGGAGCGCGCGCCGGCCGGTCGAACAGCCGTTCTGGGCGGCCGTCGGCGTCGGCGGCGTCATCTTCGCGTTCACGATCAGCGTCTACTCCGCGAAGAATCTGCTCCCGATGAACGTCCACCTGGCGTTCGACCTGACGTTCCTGCTTCCGATCGTCGGCGGCTTCGTCACCTGGGCGGTCCTGAAGACGATGCGCGAGGGGTATATGTACGACCTCAACCGCCGGTACTACCGGCTCCGGCCACCGAAGTAACCGGACTTCGGCAGTCGTCTCCGACTCTGCTCCGGCTCCGCTCCGGCCTCCGATCCGAGGCCGACGCTGACGGTCCCGCCGATTCGTTTCGGTCGTTCTGTCTGTTTCTTCCGATCGTACTTGCGCTCCGACGACGCACACGGAAAGGTCCATTTCGCTTCCGTCCGTAGCGCCCACAATGACTGATGGAGACGCGGCCGGCGCGGGCACGGGCGCAGTCGACCGCCCCGACGCCGCGGCGGCCGAGACGGAGTCGGGGGCGGACGCGGGCAGCACAGAGCCGAGCGGAGCGGACGCCGAGGGAGCGACGGGGACCGGCGTTCGCGGCCGCGACGTCGTCGTTCCGATGCCGCTGTACAAGGTCGTGACCGTGTTCTCGACGCTCATCGCGGTCGTGAGCGTCGTGTTCGGGTTTATGCTCCTCGACGCCGCGACGCTGAACGTGAGCTTCCTCGGCAACGCGATCCGCGGGCTGCTCGCGTTTGTCGGCCTCGCCGTCGCCGACGGCATCCTGAGCACGGTCCTGGCGGCGCTCGGGCTCGGCATCATCGGGTTCGGCGCCGGGGTGTACGTCCTCGGGACGCGGTTCCGCGCCCGCGGAATGGGAAAGTCTCAAGAGGACTCCGGCGAAGCTTCGAACAACGATGGCTGACGAGTTCGTCAAGGGTCTGGGGATCTTCACCAGCGCGGGACTCGCGTGGATGGTCCTCGCTGGGTGGTACCGTACGCCGAGTTTCGAGAGCAGTCAACAGCTCGTCGCCCCCCTGTCGCTCGGCGACTCCGCGACGATGTTCGACACGCTGGGGGTGTTGCTGATGGACGTGTTCTTCTGGTTCGCGATCATCGGCGCGCTGACCTTCTGGGTCGGCATCCCGGCCGTCCGGCAGGCCCGCGAAGCGATCGAAGACCGCGCGCAGTAGTCCGCGGTCCGACCCCACCTCCCGACTGCCGACGCGCCGTCAGTCGCCGCGATTCCCGCGCCGGATTGGAAAAACTCTAATGACTCCTGTACCCACGTTCTGATATGCAACCGCTACAGTTCCTCGTCCCGATCGACGCACTGGAGTCGATCGACGGGATCCTTCCGATCGTCGTCTTCGCGCTGGTGGTTCTCAACATCCTCACGCGGCTGCTCCAGCACAACCGCCACGAGCGGCAGGCCGAGGAGGGCGACGACGACGAGGCGATCTCTCGGTGGCTCCCGCATACGGCAACCACGCTGGCGATGGTGTTCGCGTCGCTCCTCTATATGATCGTCGCGCCCCACGGCGGAATGGTGATGTCGGTGCTGGTGCTCGGGGTGTTCGTCACGGACTTCTTCGAGTTCGAGTCCCGCAAGGTCGAAGCCCGCTCGAAGAGCAAGGACCTCGAAAAGCCGACGGCGGCGATCGGCGCGTCGGCCTTCGCGCTCCTGTACGCCAGCTATCAGAGCTTCTTCTTCCTGATCGCGCCGATCTGGAACTCGATCGTCTGAGCGGTCACACGGCCGTGGGCCGTCGCTCTCTCGGCTGATTTTTCTCCCGCCGAGCGTGTCTCACAGTGAGAGGAATCACTATCACTCCGCGTTCGCGCCGGAGTCGCTCTCTGTGGCCGTACCGAACGTCTGCGGCGCGGCGATCGACAGCGTCTCCGCGACGGTGATCGAGATCGGGACCGCGGCCGGGACCGTCCGCGCGACCGCGTCGTCGAGCAGGAGCGACACCGCCGCCTCGTCGCGCTCGACAGACAGCGAGACCGGAGGCTGGAGCACCCACGTGTCGGCGTGCATCGCGTACGGGGAGATCGGCACGGCCGCCAGCCCCGTCTCGGGCGCGAGCAGCGGCCCGTCCACGGCGTGCGCGTAGCCTTCGCTCCCGAGCGGCGTGGCGACGACGATCCCGTCGGCCCTGACGGTCTCGCTCCAGCCGTCCGACGCGACGCCGTACTCGGAGATGCGCGCGGGCTCTGCGGTCACGAGGGACACGTCCGCGAGCGCCGCGCCGACCGGCTCGCCGTCGACCGCGACGCCGAGGACGGGGTGAGGCGCGGTCTCGTACGCACCCGTCGCGACGGCGTCGATCGCGGCGTCCACCCCGGCCGTCGACGCGTCGTAGCGTCCCGCCCCGGCGTCGACGACGAAGACGGGACAGGCCGGCGGATCCGCCGCCAGCGCGAAAAGCGACGCCTCGCCGACGGCGAAGACGGCGTCGACGTCGGCGGTATCGACGCCGGCAGTGTCGGTGCCCGCGTCCCGGCTCGGGACCGACACCCGTTCGACGTCGACGCCGTCGCGCTCCGTCGCCCGCGCTTCGACGGCCTCGGCGGTCGCGTCGGACCCGTCGGCGTCAACGACGAGCACGGACCGGGACGCGCCGCTCACGGCTCTGCCTCCGTTCGCGGTCGCGGGCGCGCCGGCTCGGCTTCGGGCATACCCGCCGATAGACCGCTCCCGGAAAAAGACCCAGCGGTTCGCGTCGCCCCGCGCGGTCGACTCTCGGCGCTCACTGCCCGACGGCGTCGCGGACGACGTCGAGCGACGCCGCGGGGAACTCCACGTGCGGGAGGAGCTTGGCGTCGTCGACGACGACCAGCCGGCAGTCCGCCGCCGCCGCCAAGTCTCGGCCGCGCTTCAGCGGCGTGATCTCCGCCTCGCGGCCCCACAGCAGCGTCACGGGGGCGTCGACGTCGGCGAGGGCCTCTCCGAGGTCGAACTCGGCGTTGAGGAAGCCGCTGACGAACGACGCCGGCGCGTACCGCGCGTTCGGCTGGTGGGCGGTCCGCCACTCGTAGTCCATCCACTCCTCGCTCACCTTCCCCATATCGTAGTAGCCGTGGTCGGCGTTGAAATAGCGGATCGAGGGCTTCGAGCCGAGCAGATTGAACAGCCCCTCGCCGAGGACCGGCGAGCGGAGGAGCTCGCGGGCGAGGAGGTTCCGATCCGGGCCGCCGCGCTCCGTCGGACAGATCAGGACGACGGACGCGAAATCGAGGTCGTCCGCGGCATCGACGAGGTACGCGCCCGTCAGCGACGAGGCGACGACCGCGGGCGTATCGAACTCGGCGACGAAGTCGCGGACGAACTCCCGGTACAGCGTCGCCGAGTAGCGGAGCGGCGGCCGCTCGGAGGTCCCGAAGCCCGGGAGGTCCGGCGCGACGACGTGGTAGTCCTCGGACAGGTCGTCGAAAATTTCGCGGAACTCCCCGTTCGAGCCGGCGGCGTTGATCCCGTGGAGCAACACGAGGTCGGGGGCCTCGGGGTCGCCCGCCTCCGCGTACTGCACGTCGAAGCCGTTCCACTCGAACGTCCGCTGGGACCCGGAGAGCGCCGGCTCCAGCGGCGGGGCCCGATTCCGAATCGCGGCGTTGGCGAGCGCGATCGCGCCGGTCCCGGCGATCGCGGCGCCGACGACCGATCTGAGTTTCATACCGGATCACAGTGTCGCGAGACGCTTGAGGCTGCTGGCGCCGTCCCTCACTCGTTTTCGGGGTCGCCGCCGTCGCCCGATCCGTCCTCGTCCGATTTCACGCACTCCCGGATCGGCTCGACGACCCCGTCGGCGACGGTGTAGGGGTCGGTCTCGCGGGCCTGGACCCGCTCGGCGAGGGCGTCGAGGCCTCCCCGTCGCGCCAGTTCGGCCTCCGCGAGCTCCGTGAGGTCGCTCCGGACGAGCCGGCGGATCTCCGCGCCGTGTCGCTGCCGCGCCTTCGCCTCGCGCGCGCCGGACTCGCGGAGCCAGGCGTCGTGTCCGTCGAGCGCGTCGAGGAGGTCGTCGACGCCCTCGCCGGTCGTCGCGACCGTCTCGACGATCCGCGGGTCCCACTCGGCCGTCGCGTCGGAACCGTCTTCGCGGGTCGCCGCGTCGGCACCGCTCGCCATCCCGGGGCCGTGGTGGCCGCTCTGCGCGGACTCGGCCTCGCCCGCCGAGCGCTGGCGGTGAAGCATCTCCTCCAGTTCGGCGACGGTGCGGGCGGCCCCGTCCATATCGGCCTTGTTGACGACGAAGACGTCGCCGATCTCCAGGATCCCGGCCTTCAGCATCTGGACGTCGTCGCCGCTGCCGGGCTGGACGAGCACCGCGACGGTGTCGGCGGTCCGGACGATGTCGACCTCGCTCTGGCCGGCGCCGACGGTCTCGACGACGACGACATCCTTGCCGAAGGCGTCGAGCGCGGTGATCGCTTCCGTCGTCGCGGTCGAGAGCCCGCCGAGCCGCCCCCGCGCGCTCATCGACCGGACGAAGACGTCCATATCGCCGCTCGACGCGCCCATCCGGATCCGGTCGCCGAGGACCGAGCCGCCCGAGTACGGCGAGGAGGGGTCGACGGCGACGATTCCCACGGTCTGGCCCCGGTCGCGGTACGCCCGCGCGAGCTTGTCGACGAGCGTCGACTTCCCCGCGCCGGGGCTGCCGGTGACGCCGACGACGGCGGCGTCGCCCGCGTGGCCGTGGAGCCGGGCGACGAGGTCGCGGTGGCCCGGCGCGCGGTTCTCGATCAGGGTGATCGCTCGCGCCAGCGCGCGGTGCTCGCCGGCGAGCAGCCGCTCTACGAGGCGCTCGATGCGCGCCTCGGTGGCGTCTGGATCCGCGACGTCCTCGCCTTCGGGGTCGTCTCCGCCCATCACTCGCGCTCGGGGGCGTGCTCGCGCACGAACTCGATCGTCTCTTCCATCGGCGTCCCGGGGCCGAAGATCGCGGCGACGCCCATCTCCCGGAGCCCCTCGCGGTCCTCCTCGGGAATGATGCCGCCGACGATCAACAGCGTGTCCGCGAAGGCGCCGTACTCCTCCAGCCCGTCGACGACCTTCGGCACGAGGGTGTTGTGCGCGCCCGAGAGGATCGAGATCCCGAGCACGTCGACGTCCTCCTGGACGGCGGCCTGGACGATCTCCTCGGGCGAGCGGTGCAGGCCGGAGTACACCACCTCGAACCCGGCGTCCCGGAACGCGCGGGCGATGACGTGAGCCCCCCGGTCGTGCCCGTCGAGACCGACCTTCGCGATGAGACAGCGGATCGGACGGCTCCGCCCGCCGTGTTCGGCGTCGGCGCTCATACCTCGCCGTTCGGCCGCCCCGGGTTTGGATCTACCGGCGCGGCCGCTCTCAGCCGAAGTACCCCGGCACGGAGCCGTCGTCGGCGGGATCGACGTAGATCCCGTAGGCGCACTCGTCGCTGCCGGGCGGCGAGACGGCGACGACGTGCAGCGCGAACGTCCCCACGCCGCCGGCCGCGGTCGGGCGTTCGACGACGCCCGTCGAGACGCCCGCGGTCCCGAGCGCGGCCTCGAACTGTTCTGTCTCCGGCACGTCGGCGACGTCGGCGAGCGGCCGTCCGCTCCGGACCGTGCCGAACTGCTCGTCGTAGGCGCCGTTTACCTCCTCGATCCGAAGCTCGCCGTCGCGTCGCTCCACGTAGATCGCCGGCGCGGGCAGGCCGTCGAAGAAGGCGTGGAGCCGGTCGCGCTCGCGCCGCAGCGTCACCTCCCGTTCGATCCGTTCGAGCGCCTCGCGGGCGTAGCCGGCGAGGATCTCGACGAACTCCAGGTCGCTCTCGTCGAAGGCGGCGCGCGCCCCGCTCGCGACCTGGATCACGCCGCGGCCGTCGATCGGGACGCTGATGCCGGCGTGGAGTTCGTCGATCTGCGGTCGGGCGTCCTCGACGGACTGGAGGTCCGAGACGATCTCCGACTCGCCGGTGCGGAGCGTCCGCCCGGCGATCCCCTCGTCGACGTGGAGGGGCCGCACCGACGCGTCCGGGAGCGACGTCGCCCGCGGGAGCAGGCGGTCTCCCTCCAACAGATAGATGACCGCGTAGTCGTACGCCAGCGCCTGGGTCGTCGCGTCGAGGGTCCGCTCGACCACGGCGCCGACGGTCTCGCAGGCGGTGATGTCCTCGGCGAAGTGACTCAGCGCCGTCAGCCGCGCGTTCGACTCCCGGAGGTGGCTCGTCCGCTTCGCGGCCGCGACCTCGGCGCGGACGCGCTCTACGAGCCCCGTGATTGTCGATTCGGTCGGGTCGCTCATCTCGACGGTCTCGACGAACGGCGGCTCGTAGACCACCGTCGGCACCGCGTCGTCCTCGATGAGCGAGCGGATCAGCGCCCGATCGTCGCCGAGGACGACGATGCAGTCGAGGGTCGGCCCCAGTTCCTCGACGTACTCGACGGCGGTGTCGCGGCAGCGGACGACGACGTCGACCGAGAGCTCCTCCTCCAGCGTCTCGACCACCACCTCCGTGTTGGCGTCTATCTCGCCGTCCCCGTCGAACTGCCGGCTGTCGCCTCCCGGTTCGACGTCTGTGCCCCCCCTCGTCCATTCCCCTCCGGAGTCGCGTTCGACCTCGTCGGATCCACCGTCGGTCGCATCGCCGGTGGGCCTGACGAGAAGCACGCGTCCGTCCGCGGGGTCCCCCGACATACACTCGAAGGTCGAACGTCAACGCTTTAAGAGGTTCGGTCGGCTGACTGTTCCTCCGGAACGAGACGCGTTCCTACGGCACACCTGCCGTCCCTCGGTCCGAGGCGCCGCTTCGCACGGTCCGAGGTGAAGCGGGCGATTCGTCTGATTTCCGGGAAGTTCCGCGGATCGGACCGTGCTCGTCGCGGGGTTCGATGGCCGTCGTGTGTGCGGGCGCCGGCACTCGACGCCGTCGTCACACGTGCTCGTCGAGGAAGTCGACGACCGCGCCGTAGGCCTCGATGCGGTTCTCCAGTTTCGAGATGCCGTGGCCC
This is a stretch of genomic DNA from Halobellus sp. MBLA0158. It encodes these proteins:
- a CDS encoding DUF7318 family protein, which codes for MSSSGSTYGDIHRYEPARESTAAAIAIVLLTIIEVVFVFLFTYGLLSGWGLSETGNMYLGAVLAVIFIDLAFILALYRKEFLPDVVIVKKRRRKYEDLYIREEDVDGTPFADGAWDQVKRAIYPYYKR
- a CDS encoding plastocyanin/azurin family copper-binding protein, whose amino-acid sequence is MKRRDFLRAASVPAAAATASAATGTGAAQETEGGTATGTATGTSTGTGTSTGTGTGTATSGGGGGGPTATVTVGPGGSLVFEPGTSEPLQIAPGTTVEFVWESDNHNIVVDSQPDGANWQGHEPLENTGFTYTHTFETLGTYEYYCAPHQSAGMVGTIEVVENPNAGGGGGGEKELHSFGVPIHAHWVGAATILGILVTVIFTFYVLKYGESAHTGTGRNG
- a CDS encoding DUF7314 family protein is translated as MADEFVKGLGIFTSAGLAWMVLAGWYRTPSFESSQQLVAPLSLGDSATMFDTLGVLLMDVFFWFAIIGALTFWVGIPAVRQAREAIEDRAQ
- a CDS encoding DUF7321 family protein, whose amino-acid sequence is MVSDSAIATVAALMVTASLPFYLYGAWVMIDAETVTWDLLVYHLKIIVPGLVLTTVPVASWMVPRLLDQLTGVAVLHALLGLQAYALLVFALTGIVRILQVKREADLYDDPDQEIDIDELHPNMSAWRGRLRAGVFGYVLFWLLAWLLGLYRFGIRYVLG
- a CDS encoding cytochrome bc complex cytochrome b subunit yields the protein MTDDNTSETDSDSDSDDVRTDGSGIVAPDDETPTWRERKTRAQGLSRLTYEYFERARREDQDLRQESDYVERDVLAFPTWPHEVIRNLSIASFFVGMLLFLSATMPPHIGSPANPSSTPAIILPDWYLYWSFGLLKLGPLNPELAILGGQKLMADRTYGVLANLVVVGIVAIVPFLNKGSARRPVEQPFWAAVGVGGVIFAFTISVYSAKNLLPMNVHLAFDLTFLLPIVGGFVTWAVLKTMREGYMYDLNRRYYRLRPPK
- a CDS encoding cytochrome b: MSLEKKDEYDHKGWMKEKDLTPVESTFLTTLIWLDKRFRIVDYLELLETLYYRVNLQMPKSHTEQYNLDNKFWYWYPLYTLGLFSTLAYVVAAISGALLGFYYSPSAAAGSEAAGTVAYESIAFIMRDLQFGFMLRSIHRWAAQVMVAAVFLHMLRVYFTGAYKEPRELNWLIGIVLISLTMVFGYTGYLLPWDQLAFWAGQIGVEMSLSIPLAGEWVAQLLFGGFSLSQATLQRMYILHVFLLPFVVTTLIAIHIGIVWVQGIAEPH
- the nth gene encoding endonuclease III, translating into MGTPLDDREEQAAAVLDRLYEEYPDSTISLNFADRLELLVAVVLSAQCTDERVNEVTEDLFEKYRSPEDYAAADEEKLAEDIYGITFHNNKAGYLKSIGETLVEEHDGEVPDTMSDLTDLSGVGRKTANVVLQHGHDVVEGIVVDTHVQRIARRLGLADEERPEKIEQELMELVPESDWQQFTHLFISHGRAVCTARNPDCEECVLEDVCPSSKLDSDVDLASGEAWG
- a CDS encoding DUF7315 family membrane protein; this encodes MTDGDAAGAGTGAVDRPDAAAAETESGADAGSTEPSGADAEGATGTGVRGRDVVVPMPLYKVVTVFSTLIAVVSVVFGFMLLDAATLNVSFLGNAIRGLLAFVGLAVADGILSTVLAALGLGIIGFGAGVYVLGTRFRARGMGKSQEDSGEASNNDG
- a CDS encoding NAD(+)/NADH kinase, coding for MSGASRSVLVVDADGSDATAEAVEARATERDGVDVERVSVPSRDAGTDTAGVDTADVDAVFAVGEASLFALAADPPACPVFVVDAGAGRYDASTAGVDAAIDAVATGAYETAPHPVLGVAVDGEPVGAALADVSLVTAEPARISEYGVASDGWSETVRADGIVVATPLGSEGYAHAVDGPLLAPETGLAAVPISPYAMHADTWVLQPPVSLSVERDEAAVSLLLDDAVARTVPAAVPISITVAETLSIAAPQTFGTATESDSGANAE
- the meaB gene encoding methylmalonyl Co-A mutase-associated GTPase MeaB, with product MGGDDPEGEDVADPDATEARIERLVERLLAGEHRALARAITLIENRAPGHRDLVARLHGHAGDAAVVGVTGSPGAGKSTLVDKLARAYRDRGQTVGIVAVDPSSPYSGGSVLGDRIRMGASSGDMDVFVRSMSARGRLGGLSTATTEAITALDAFGKDVVVVETVGAGQSEVDIVRTADTVAVLVQPGSGDDVQMLKAGILEIGDVFVVNKADMDGAARTVAELEEMLHRQRSAGEAESAQSGHHGPGMASGADAATREDGSDATAEWDPRIVETVATTGEGVDDLLDALDGHDAWLRESGAREAKARQRHGAEIRRLVRSDLTELAEAELARRGGLDALAERVQARETDPYTVADGVVEPIRECVKSDEDGSGDGGDPENE
- a CDS encoding alpha/beta fold hydrolase — translated: MKLRSVVGAAIAGTGAIALANAAIRNRAPPLEPALSGSQRTFEWNGFDVQYAEAGDPEAPDLVLLHGINAAGSNGEFREIFDDLSEDYHVVAPDLPGFGTSERPPLRYSATLYREFVRDFVAEFDTPAVVASSLTGAYLVDAADDLDFASVVLICPTERGGPDRNLLARELLRSPVLGEGLFNLLGSKPSIRYFNADHGYYDMGKVSEEWMDYEWRTAHQPNARYAPASFVSGFLNAEFDLGEALADVDAPVTLLWGREAEITPLKRGRDLAAAADCRLVVVDDAKLLPHVEFPAASLDVVRDAVGQ
- a CDS encoding DUF7319 domain-containing protein, whose translation is MTEPSEESYATDRRADAAAAGDSDADTDGSDAGPSAPESDDLEALRREVEETYDFDDFGPADMAEMSLEEWEAAFDPDTWIVGEELLDRVEQELEARVAIREIFAVVERITEGEDRVVAYSDEGYAVIYDDGSVEGEGTVLRDVKPTVALCSMSDYELMDAPEDASLPEPEEVVEGSGEFGNLMLQIVAGVQILVGVGILIAWLALPSLSTVVAPIASFGFLVIGAFLFFVVANARLSDRFRTEEFRARLRALDAADDEPPEAVAEVMPDADTETDVDGDSAANENENGTETDRTDG
- a CDS encoding DUF7313 family protein; the protein is MQPLQFLVPIDALESIDGILPIVVFALVVLNILTRLLQHNRHERQAEEGDDDEAISRWLPHTATTLAMVFASLLYMIVAPHGGMVMSVLVLGVFVTDFFEFESRKVEARSKSKDLEKPTAAIGASAFALLYASYQSFFFLIAPIWNSIV